Proteins from a single region of Amorphus orientalis:
- the cobJ gene encoding precorrin-3B C(17)-methyltransferase gives MTGTLTVIGLGPGDPRYLTPAATAALAAATDLVGYHAYLARLAPAAHQTVHGSDNRVELDRARLALEMAADGRTVAVVSGGDPGVFAMAAAIFEAVETGPADWRALDIRVEPGITAMLAAAARAGAPLGGDFCAMSLSDNLKPWEVVTRRLEAVLAADFAIALYNPISKARPWQLDAAFDIARNHRAPDSVVILARAVGRPDEQLRILTLAEVRGEMADMATVVMIGASTTRLIERGDKAPFVYTPRFVEVPA, from the coding sequence GTGACCGGGACCCTCACGGTGATCGGGCTCGGGCCCGGCGATCCGCGCTATCTCACGCCCGCGGCGACGGCAGCGCTCGCGGCGGCGACGGATCTCGTCGGCTACCATGCCTATCTCGCCCGCCTTGCGCCGGCAGCGCATCAGACCGTCCATGGCAGCGACAACCGGGTCGAGCTGGACCGGGCACGGCTCGCCCTGGAGATGGCCGCAGACGGGCGCACCGTGGCCGTCGTTTCCGGCGGCGATCCGGGCGTCTTCGCCATGGCGGCAGCGATCTTCGAGGCCGTCGAGACCGGACCGGCCGACTGGCGCGCCCTCGACATCCGGGTGGAGCCGGGCATCACGGCGATGCTGGCGGCGGCCGCACGGGCCGGCGCACCGCTCGGCGGCGACTTCTGCGCCATGTCGCTCTCCGACAATCTGAAGCCCTGGGAGGTCGTCACCCGGCGCCTGGAGGCGGTGCTTGCGGCCGACTTCGCCATCGCCCTCTACAATCCGATCTCCAAGGCGCGACCCTGGCAGCTCGATGCCGCCTTCGACATCGCCCGAAATCACCGGGCTCCCGACAGCGTGGTGATCCTGGCCCGTGCCGTGGGCCGGCCGGACGAACAGCTGCGCATTCTCACGCTCGCCGAGGTGCGCGGCGAGATGGCCGATATGGCGACCGTCGTGATGATCGGCGCGTCCACCACCCGGCTGATCGAGCGCGGAGACAAGGCGCCGTTCGTCTACACGCCCCGCTTCGTGGAGGTGCCGGCATGA
- a CDS encoding cobalt-precorrin-5B (C(1))-methyltransferase has protein sequence MDEDLPKGPLRRGWTTGSCATAAAKIAYLGWRTGDFPASVPITLPSGDRPEFATACHGTGAEGAWAGVIKDAGDDPDVTHGALVIASVSAGATGSGVTFRAGEGVGTVTRPGLPIPVGEPAINPVPRQMIGTAIDEAAAETGGPRDVVVEIGIRGGAELARKTLNPRLGIVGGLSVLGTTGIVVPFSCAAWIHTIHRGIDVARAEGLTHVAGATGSTSEAAVQKLYGLPETALIDMGDFAGGMLKYLRGHPVANVTVAGGFAKMTKLGQGLLDLHSRSGRVDFDWLADRVAEAGGDADLVARARSANTASLVLDEAARAGLAIGDLVADHAWRTAARALRDEAMALEIVVFDRQGTLVGRSAMRTLKD, from the coding sequence ATGGACGAGGATCTCCCCAAGGGCCCGCTGCGCCGCGGATGGACCACCGGAAGCTGCGCGACGGCGGCCGCCAAGATCGCCTATCTCGGCTGGCGCACCGGCGATTTCCCGGCGAGCGTTCCCATCACGCTGCCCTCCGGCGACCGGCCGGAGTTCGCCACCGCGTGCCACGGAACCGGTGCGGAGGGCGCCTGGGCCGGCGTGATCAAGGACGCCGGCGATGATCCGGACGTGACCCATGGGGCGCTTGTTATCGCGTCGGTTTCCGCCGGCGCAACCGGATCGGGCGTGACTTTCCGGGCCGGCGAGGGCGTCGGCACGGTGACACGGCCCGGTCTGCCGATCCCGGTCGGCGAGCCGGCCATCAATCCGGTGCCCCGGCAGATGATCGGCACGGCCATCGACGAGGCGGCTGCGGAAACCGGCGGCCCGCGCGACGTGGTGGTCGAGATCGGCATCCGCGGCGGCGCCGAGCTTGCCCGCAAGACGCTGAATCCGCGTCTGGGCATCGTCGGCGGCCTGTCGGTGCTGGGCACCACCGGCATCGTGGTGCCGTTTTCCTGCGCGGCCTGGATCCACACCATTCATCGCGGCATCGACGTCGCCCGCGCCGAGGGCCTGACCCACGTGGCGGGCGCGACCGGCTCGACCTCCGAGGCGGCCGTCCAGAAGCTCTACGGTCTGCCGGAAACGGCGCTGATCGACATGGGCGATTTCGCCGGCGGCATGCTGAAATATCTGCGCGGCCATCCGGTCGCCAACGTCACCGTCGCCGGCGGGTTTGCCAAGATGACGAAACTGGGGCAGGGGCTTCTGGACCTGCATTCCCGCTCCGGCCGGGTCGATTTCGACTGGCTGGCGGACCGGGTCGCGGAAGCGGGCGGCGATGCGGATCTCGTCGCCCGTGCGCGGAGTGCGAACACCGCCAGTCTGGTGCTGGACGAGGCCGCGCGCGCCGGCCTCGCCATCGGCGATCTGGTCGCGGATCATGCCTGGCGCACCGCCGCCCGCGCTCTCCGCGACGAGGCCATGGCGCTGGAGATCGTGGTGTTCGACCGGCAGGGCACGCTCGTGGGCCGCAGCGCCATGCGCACGCTGAAGGACTGA
- a CDS encoding cobalt-precorrin-6A reductase codes for MTVLILGGTSEAAALARSCADAGIEDVLVSLAGRTARPLPLPYPTRVGGFGGAAALAEFLRETAITALVDATHPFAARISANAQHAAGAAGIPALALHRPEWPREPGDDWVEVDTVSDAVAALGETPRRVFLTVGRLELPAFAAAPQHAYLVRTIEPVGDALPVPKLDVIEARGPFTAEDEAATMVNNGIDVVVTKHSGGTATYGKIAAARELGLPVIMVRRPPPSGMTATSDLDEAVAFVRTHAGTSTKRGV; via the coding sequence ATGACCGTTCTCATTCTCGGCGGCACCAGCGAAGCTGCTGCTCTTGCCAGATCGTGCGCCGACGCCGGGATCGAAGACGTGCTCGTCTCGCTGGCGGGCCGCACCGCTCGGCCGCTCCCGCTGCCTTATCCGACCCGCGTCGGCGGGTTCGGCGGCGCGGCGGCGCTCGCCGAATTCCTGCGGGAGACCGCAATCACCGCGCTCGTCGACGCGACCCATCCCTTCGCGGCGCGGATCTCCGCCAATGCCCAACATGCTGCCGGCGCGGCCGGGATCCCCGCGCTGGCGCTCCACCGGCCTGAATGGCCGCGCGAACCCGGCGACGACTGGGTCGAGGTGGACACCGTCTCCGATGCGGTCGCAGCCCTTGGCGAGACCCCGCGCCGGGTTTTCCTGACGGTCGGAAGGTTGGAGCTTCCCGCCTTCGCGGCCGCGCCCCAGCACGCCTATCTGGTCCGCACCATCGAGCCGGTGGGCGACGCGCTGCCGGTCCCGAAGCTGGACGTCATCGAGGCCCGGGGCCCGTTCACCGCCGAGGACGAAGCCGCCACCATGGTCAACAACGGGATCGATGTCGTCGTGACCAAGCATTCCGGCGGCACGGCCACCTACGGCAAGATCGCCGCCGCCCGGGAACTCGGACTTCCGGTGATCATGGTCCGCCGTCCGCCGCCCTCCGGCATGACGGCTACCTCTGATCTGGATGAGGCCGTTGCATTCGTACGCACTCATGCCGGCACCTCCACGAAGCGGGGCGTGTAG
- a CDS encoding cobalamin biosynthesis protein, giving the protein MIAAGFGLRRSAGAEELAELLQRACTESGLSPDRIDCLATLDQLADHPAIQMLKENLKKDVQAISKQELSTVSNAVLTRSDRIQELYGVGSVAEAAALIAAGSKARLRLPRIASASATCALAEGVR; this is encoded by the coding sequence ATGATCGCCGCCGGGTTTGGACTGCGTCGGTCGGCGGGGGCCGAGGAACTGGCCGAGCTGCTGCAGCGCGCCTGCACCGAGAGCGGTCTGTCGCCGGATCGGATCGACTGTCTGGCAACCCTTGACCAACTGGCCGACCACCCGGCCATCCAAATGCTGAAAGAAAACCTGAAGAAAGACGTGCAAGCTATTTCAAAACAAGAATTATCGACCGTATCCAATGCCGTTCTGACACGCTCGGACCGGATCCAGGAGCTCTACGGTGTCGGCTCCGTCGCCGAAGCCGCCGCGCTGATCGCCGCGGGGTCCAAGGCGCGCCTTCGCCTGCCGCGGATCGCGTCCGCGTCCGCCACCTGCGCGCTTGCGGAGGGTGTCCGATGA
- a CDS encoding precorrin-2 C(20)-methyltransferase has product MTMQPPSDTPTLLYGLGLGPGDPDYMTVKARRLLEEADLLVHFCKAGRRGNARTIADRVVGSDPDREMALTYPVTTEVPVTDPRYGCQITQFYEECAEQLSAILDAGKRVTVLCEADPFFYGSFMHLWRRLSPLYPTEVVPAVTGMSAAWTHANAPITWGDDVLTVLPGTLPADDLARRLKATDAAVIMKLGRHLPKVRAALKEAGLEERAIYVERASMPEQVIVPLAERSDATAPYFSMIIVPGIGRRL; this is encoded by the coding sequence ATGACGATGCAGCCCCCCTCCGACACGCCCACGCTTCTCTATGGCCTCGGCCTCGGCCCCGGCGATCCAGACTACATGACCGTGAAGGCCCGCAGGCTTCTGGAGGAAGCCGACCTGTTGGTCCACTTCTGCAAGGCCGGTCGCCGCGGCAACGCGCGCACCATCGCCGACCGCGTCGTCGGCTCCGATCCGGACCGGGAAATGGCGCTGACCTATCCGGTCACGACGGAAGTTCCGGTGACCGATCCCCGCTACGGCTGCCAGATCACCCAGTTCTACGAAGAGTGCGCGGAGCAGCTTTCGGCGATCCTCGACGCCGGCAAGCGGGTCACCGTGCTGTGCGAGGCCGACCCGTTCTTCTACGGCTCGTTCATGCATCTCTGGCGCAGGCTCAGCCCCCTCTACCCGACCGAGGTGGTGCCCGCCGTGACCGGCATGTCGGCCGCCTGGACCCACGCCAACGCCCCGATCACCTGGGGCGACGACGTCCTGACCGTATTGCCGGGCACGCTCCCCGCCGACGATCTCGCCCGCCGGCTCAAGGCAACCGACGCCGCCGTCATCATGAAGCTCGGCCGCCATCTGCCGAAGGTCCGCGCCGCCCTGAAAGAGGCCGGCCTGGAAGAGCGCGCGATCTATGTGGAGCGCGCCTCGATGCCGGAACAGGTCATCGTGCCGCTGGCGGAGCGCTCCGACGCAACGGCCCCCTACTTCTCCATGATCATCGTGCCCGGCATCGGGAGGCGGCTGTGA
- a CDS encoding transcriptional regulator → MEAVQIRMGRAALSWSVEKLAEKAGLSTIDIQRLEAGTMKDNTALDAVKRILSAEGIVFLDASDALGPGVRAAESASIRQIGISAEDLNSANDG, encoded by the coding sequence ATGGAAGCCGTTCAGATCCGCATGGGCCGGGCCGCACTGTCATGGAGTGTGGAAAAGCTCGCAGAGAAGGCCGGGCTGTCCACCATCGACATTCAGCGGCTCGAGGCCGGCACCATGAAGGATAACACCGCGCTCGACGCCGTGAAGCGCATCCTGTCGGCCGAAGGCATCGTTTTCCTCGACGCCTCCGACGCGCTCGGGCCGGGGGTCAGGGCCGCCGAAAGCGCGTCCATCCGGCAGATCGGCATCAGTGCGGAAGATCTCAATTCGGCCAACGACGGATAG
- the cobM gene encoding precorrin-4 C(11)-methyltransferase: MTVHFIGAGPGAADLITVRGRELIAASPVCLFAGSVVAPEMLDWCPEGAEKIDTAPLDLDQIIGHMERAHQAGQDVARLHSGDLSVWSAVGEQMRRLDRLGIPYDLTPGVPAFAAAAAALQVELTVPEVAQSLVLTRTSGRATKMPPRETLAAFGATGATLAIHLSIHVLEKVIDELLPHYGRDCPAAIVFRATWPEEGVLRAPLGLLRQMALSAEIERSATILVGRALKPGDFKESALYSTDYDRRFRPRHEPDGSQE; encoded by the coding sequence ATGACCGTTCATTTCATCGGTGCCGGACCGGGTGCTGCCGACCTGATCACCGTGCGCGGACGCGAGCTGATCGCCGCCTCGCCGGTCTGCCTGTTCGCCGGCTCGGTCGTCGCCCCCGAGATGCTCGACTGGTGCCCCGAAGGCGCGGAAAAGATCGACACAGCGCCGCTCGATCTGGACCAGATCATCGGCCACATGGAGCGCGCCCATCAGGCCGGTCAGGACGTGGCGCGGCTTCACTCAGGCGACCTCTCGGTCTGGAGTGCGGTCGGAGAGCAGATGCGCCGGCTCGATCGGCTCGGCATTCCCTACGATCTGACACCTGGCGTGCCGGCGTTCGCCGCGGCGGCAGCGGCTCTCCAGGTGGAACTGACGGTGCCGGAAGTGGCGCAGTCCCTTGTCCTGACCCGCACGTCGGGCCGGGCCACCAAGATGCCGCCGCGCGAGACGCTGGCCGCCTTCGGCGCCACCGGCGCGACGCTCGCCATCCATCTCTCCATCCACGTGCTGGAGAAGGTCATCGACGAGTTGCTGCCCCACTACGGGCGCGACTGCCCGGCGGCGATCGTCTTCCGGGCGACCTGGCCGGAAGAGGGCGTCCTGCGCGCCCCGCTGGGCCTGCTCCGGCAGATGGCGCTGTCCGCCGAGATCGAGCGCTCCGCCACGATCCTCGTGGGCCGCGCGCTGAAGCCCGGCGACTTCAAGGAAAGCGCGCTCTACTCGACGGACTACGACCGGCGGTTCCGCCCGCGTCACGAACCGGACGGGAGCCAGGAATGA
- a CDS encoding precorrin-8X methylmutase yields MRHDYIKAGDEIYRRSFAIIRSESDLTPWSGTAERVVVRMIHACGMTDLPKDVAMSDDFAASGEAALKSGAPILCDAKMVANGVTRARLPARNDVVCALDDARVPDLARELGTTRTAAAMELWRERLAGSLVVVGNAPTALFRLLEMLDDGAPKPAAVIGIPVGFVGAAESKDALAEDGRVPFLVVRGRRGGSAMAAAAVNALASAVE; encoded by the coding sequence ATGCGCCACGACTACATAAAAGCGGGCGACGAGATCTATCGCCGCTCGTTCGCGATCATCCGTTCCGAATCCGATCTCACCCCCTGGTCCGGCACTGCCGAGCGCGTCGTGGTCCGCATGATCCACGCCTGCGGCATGACCGATCTGCCGAAGGACGTGGCCATGTCCGACGACTTCGCCGCGTCCGGCGAGGCTGCGCTAAAATCCGGCGCGCCGATCCTGTGCGACGCGAAAATGGTGGCGAACGGGGTCACGCGCGCGCGGCTGCCTGCGCGAAATGACGTGGTGTGCGCGCTCGACGATGCGCGCGTCCCCGACCTTGCGCGCGAACTCGGCACGACGCGCACGGCAGCGGCCATGGAGCTCTGGCGCGAGCGGCTCGCGGGCTCGCTGGTGGTGGTCGGCAACGCGCCGACCGCCCTCTTCCGGCTCCTGGAAATGCTCGACGACGGCGCGCCGAAACCCGCTGCCGTGATCGGCATTCCGGTCGGCTTCGTCGGCGCGGCGGAATCCAAGGACGCGCTCGCCGAGGATGGACGCGTGCCCTTCCTGGTCGTGCGCGGCCGGCGCGGTGGAAGCGCAATGGCGGCCGCCGCCGTCAACGCTCTGGCATCGGCGGTCGAATGA
- a CDS encoding OmpA family protein, translated as MKRTILLAAALAFLAVPASAQTQLSRNEIINNLQSVENTRVQITAEELRQQALDNIRNNPGDNSTTDLPAEAQLAKLRQFIVEITFDFDSDRIKPDSYYTLGLIADALHTPYLYGNRFLVIGHTDAKGKREYNLELSQRRANAVANALSTTFFVPPEMLAPVGLGEEDLRDPSDPYAAVNRRVQLINLGPIQQ; from the coding sequence ATGAAACGGACGATCCTGCTCGCCGCTGCGCTGGCCTTCCTTGCCGTGCCCGCCTCGGCACAGACCCAGCTCAGCCGGAACGAGATCATCAACAACCTGCAGAGCGTCGAGAACACCCGCGTCCAGATCACCGCGGAAGAACTGCGTCAGCAGGCCCTCGACAACATCCGCAACAATCCGGGCGACAACTCGACCACCGACCTGCCGGCCGAAGCGCAGCTCGCCAAGCTCCGGCAGTTCATCGTCGAGATCACGTTCGACTTCGATTCCGACCGGATCAAGCCGGACTCCTACTACACGCTCGGCCTGATCGCCGACGCGCTGCACACGCCGTATCTCTACGGCAACCGGTTTCTGGTGATCGGCCACACCGACGCCAAGGGCAAGCGCGAATACAACCTGGAGCTCAGCCAGCGGCGCGCAAACGCCGTCGCCAACGCGCTGTCCACCACCTTCTTCGTGCCGCCGGAGATGCTCGCGCCGGTGGGCCTCGGCGAAGAAGACCTGCGCGACCCGAGCGACCCCTACGCGGCGGTCAATCGCCGGGTGCAGCTCATCAATCTGGGACCGATCCAACAGTAG
- the cobA gene encoding uroporphyrinogen-III C-methyltransferase, whose amino-acid sequence MTLDSLTPPFEPGTVWLAGAGPGDPGLLTIHTVNGLRRADAIVYDALVDKRVLELANPSATLDYAGKRGGKPSPSQSNISDRLIALARDGKRVLRLKGGDPFVFGRGGEEALALTEAGVRFRIIPGVSSGLAGIAVHGIPATTRDTNHAVVLATGHAADGEILEWARLARTGAPIVLYMAVAKMPAIVEGLVAGGMAPETTAVAVHAATMADEQVVETVLKDLPRLAADGTIRSPAVVAIGAIADFREKIVSHLITNRTPTDA is encoded by the coding sequence ATGACGCTCGACAGTCTCACGCCTCCCTTCGAGCCCGGAACCGTCTGGCTGGCTGGCGCCGGCCCCGGCGATCCCGGCCTGTTGACGATCCACACGGTGAACGGCCTGCGCCGGGCCGATGCGATCGTCTATGACGCGCTGGTCGACAAGCGGGTGCTGGAGCTCGCGAACCCGTCGGCGACCCTGGACTATGCCGGCAAGCGGGGCGGCAAGCCCTCGCCCTCCCAGAGCAACATCTCCGACCGGCTGATCGCGCTGGCCCGCGACGGCAAGCGCGTGCTGCGGCTGAAGGGCGGTGATCCGTTCGTGTTCGGACGCGGCGGGGAAGAAGCACTGGCCCTGACGGAGGCCGGCGTGCGCTTCCGCATCATTCCGGGCGTGTCGAGCGGTCTGGCCGGCATCGCCGTCCACGGCATTCCCGCGACCACCCGGGACACCAACCACGCCGTGGTGCTGGCGACCGGCCATGCCGCCGACGGGGAAATCCTGGAATGGGCCCGCCTCGCCCGGACCGGCGCGCCGATCGTGCTCTACATGGCAGTGGCCAAGATGCCGGCGATCGTGGAGGGACTGGTGGCCGGCGGCATGGCGCCGGAGACCACGGCCGTCGCCGTGCATGCCGCCACCATGGCCGACGAGCAGGTGGTCGAGACCGTGCTCAAGGACCTGCCGCGGCTGGCTGCCGACGGCACGATCCGCTCGCCGGCCGTGGTCGCCATCGGCGCCATCGCCGATTTCCGCGAGAAGATCGTATCCCATCTGATCACCAACCGGACCCCGACCGACGCATGA
- a CDS encoding cobyrinate a,c-diamide synthase encodes MSALPGLLIAAPRSGSGKSTVTLGLQRALTRAGRRVRGVKCGPDYIDTAFHAAATGRAAINLDSFAMAPTVMGGLVDSVSGDTDLFVAEGSMGLFDGVRGEAGRTGASADVAAHMGWPVVLVLDVSGHAQSAAAVALGCQAYDPRISIAGVILNNVASERHERLVRLGLEPTGLKVLGAIARDKTLSLPERHLGLVQAGETADLNSRLDALADVAEASLDLDALVAAARPTRPIAGAETAALRPPGQRIALGFDRAFSFVYEHVLAGWRAAGAEIMPFSPLADEAPPDDCDCCWLPGGYPELHAPTLAAATGFLTGLRAFAETRPVHGECGGYMVLGEALEDADGVTHPMAGLLPVTTSYASRKLHLGYRIASLAGANCFADAGSRLVGHEFHYASITAFDPDPSIAFATVTDAEGRDLGGAGHRVGNVSGSFFHAIAVQ; translated from the coding sequence ATGAGCGCCCTTCCCGGCCTTCTGATCGCTGCCCCCCGCTCCGGCTCCGGCAAGAGCACCGTCACGCTCGGGCTGCAGCGCGCGCTGACGCGTGCCGGACGGCGCGTGCGCGGCGTGAAGTGCGGCCCGGACTATATCGACACCGCCTTCCATGCGGCGGCGACCGGCCGAGCCGCGATCAATCTCGATTCGTTCGCCATGGCGCCGACAGTGATGGGCGGTCTCGTCGACAGCGTCAGCGGCGACACCGACCTGTTCGTCGCGGAAGGGTCCATGGGGCTGTTCGACGGCGTGCGCGGCGAAGCCGGCCGCACGGGCGCCAGCGCCGACGTTGCCGCCCACATGGGCTGGCCAGTCGTGCTGGTTCTCGATGTCTCCGGCCACGCCCAGTCGGCCGCGGCCGTGGCGCTCGGCTGCCAGGCCTACGATCCGCGCATCTCGATCGCCGGCGTGATCCTGAACAACGTCGCCAGCGAGCGGCACGAACGGCTGGTGCGGCTCGGGCTTGAGCCGACGGGCCTGAAGGTCCTGGGAGCGATTGCGCGGGACAAGACGCTGAGCCTGCCCGAGCGGCACCTGGGCCTGGTCCAGGCCGGGGAAACGGCGGACCTGAACAGCCGTCTCGACGCGCTGGCCGACGTGGCGGAGGCCTCGCTCGATCTCGACGCCCTCGTCGCGGCGGCCCGGCCGACCCGGCCGATAGCGGGCGCGGAAACCGCCGCCCTGCGCCCGCCGGGCCAGCGGATCGCGCTCGGCTTCGACCGCGCCTTCTCCTTCGTCTACGAGCACGTGCTGGCCGGATGGCGCGCCGCCGGCGCCGAGATCATGCCGTTCTCGCCTCTTGCCGACGAGGCGCCGCCGGACGACTGCGACTGCTGCTGGCTGCCGGGCGGCTACCCGGAACTTCATGCCCCGACGCTCGCCGCTGCGACCGGATTTTTGACCGGCCTGAGGGCGTTCGCCGAAACCCGCCCGGTTCACGGCGAGTGCGGCGGCTACATGGTGCTCGGCGAGGCCCTGGAAGACGCCGACGGCGTGACCCATCCGATGGCCGGCCTCCTTCCGGTGACCACAAGCTACGCCAGCCGCAAGCTTCACCTCGGCTACCGAATCGCCAGTCTGGCCGGTGCCAACTGCTTTGCGGACGCCGGCAGCCGCCTGGTCGGGCACGAATTCCATTACGCCTCCATCACGGCGTTCGATCCGGATCCGTCGATCGCGTTCGCGACGGTGACGGACGCGGAAGGCCGGGACCTGGGCGGCGCCGGACATCGGGTCGGCAACGTGTCGGGGAGCTTCTTCCATGCGATCGCGGTGCAGTAG
- the cbiE gene encoding precorrin-6y C5,15-methyltransferase (decarboxylating) subunit CbiE, which produces MADFSSTNAALSSETATAPWLSVVGIGEDGRDGLSAAAIRALEGARFVIGGKRHLALAGPLKAEAAAWPSPMTNAFDSILARRGEPVCVLATGDPFHHGVGSELARRVAPEEIVCFPQPSAFSLAAARMGWAFQDCVAISLHGRALARIVPYLTPRARILALSWDGTTPARLAEMLTAGGFGGSRLTVLERMGGPHERRRSALAAAFALDDIDPLNLIAVEIVADPTARVLPLTPGLDDAWFETDGQITKAETRALTLSALAPLPGERLWDIGAGSGSVSIEWTIRHLANTATAIEARDDRAARIEANAERFGADGLSVVRGQAPDILADVPPPDAVFIGGGLTTPGVFEVAWAALPAGGRLVANAVTIESEARLQALFADHGGEMRRLSVARLEAVGGMHGWRAAMPVTQWRVVKP; this is translated from the coding sequence ATGGCTGACTTTTCCTCCACCAACGCGGCCTTGTCGAGCGAAACGGCCACCGCCCCCTGGCTCTCGGTCGTCGGCATCGGCGAAGACGGGCGCGACGGCCTCTCCGCCGCCGCCATCCGGGCTCTCGAGGGCGCGCGGTTCGTGATCGGCGGCAAGCGCCATCTCGCCCTGGCCGGCCCGCTGAAAGCGGAAGCCGCCGCCTGGCCGAGCCCGATGACGAACGCATTCGACAGCATTCTCGCCCGGCGCGGTGAACCGGTCTGCGTCCTGGCGACCGGCGATCCGTTCCATCACGGCGTCGGCAGCGAGCTGGCCCGGCGCGTCGCGCCCGAGGAAATCGTGTGTTTTCCGCAACCCTCGGCGTTTTCGCTGGCGGCCGCGCGCATGGGCTGGGCCTTTCAGGACTGCGTGGCGATCAGCCTGCACGGCCGCGCCCTGGCCCGGATCGTTCCCTATCTGACGCCGCGCGCGCGGATCCTGGCCCTCTCCTGGGACGGCACGACGCCGGCGCGACTGGCCGAGATGCTCACGGCCGGCGGCTTCGGCGGCAGCCGGCTGACGGTGCTGGAGCGCATGGGCGGCCCGCACGAGCGGCGGCGGTCCGCGCTCGCCGCCGCCTTCGCCCTCGACGATATCGATCCGCTCAATCTGATCGCGGTGGAGATCGTCGCCGATCCGACGGCCCGGGTCCTGCCGCTGACGCCCGGTCTCGACGACGCCTGGTTCGAGACCGACGGACAGATCACCAAGGCGGAGACGCGCGCCCTCACCCTGTCCGCGCTGGCTCCGTTGCCGGGCGAGCGGCTGTGGGACATCGGCGCAGGCTCCGGCTCGGTCTCGATCGAGTGGACGATCCGCCACCTCGCCAACACCGCAACCGCCATCGAGGCCCGCGACGACCGGGCCGCCCGCATCGAGGCCAACGCCGAGCGGTTCGGCGCAGACGGCCTGTCGGTCGTACGTGGCCAGGCGCCCGACATCCTTGCCGATGTGCCGCCCCCGGACGCCGTCTTCATAGGCGGCGGCCTGACCACGCCGGGGGTCTTCGAGGTCGCGTGGGCGGCGCTGCCTGCCGGCGGCCGTCTGGTCGCCAACGCAGTGACCATCGAGAGCGAAGCGCGCCTGCAGGCCCTATTCGCCGACCATGGCGGCGAGATGCGTCGGCTGTCCGTCGCCCGTCTGGAAGCCGTCGGCGGCATGCACGGCTGGCGCGCAGCCATGCCGGTGACCCAGTGGCGGGTGGTGAAGCCATGA
- a CDS encoding copper chaperone PCu(A)C, giving the protein MKKIVLGALAAGLFATAAVAHHAGERVSSGEIAVSHSYTFENAEMAHSMRVYTTIENIGAEPDKLIKASVPFADHVHFQGQVLSAEGALETRELKAITINGGQTLTLQPGAVWIELESVHETFEHGEHFDIELTFEKAGLVTVEVEVEEIEGEEHDAHDHDHEKPDA; this is encoded by the coding sequence ATGAAGAAGATCGTACTCGGCGCGCTGGCAGCGGGCCTGTTTGCAACCGCAGCCGTTGCCCATCACGCCGGCGAGCGCGTGTCCTCCGGCGAGATCGCCGTGAGCCACAGCTACACGTTCGAGAACGCCGAGATGGCCCACTCGATGCGGGTCTATACGACCATTGAGAACATCGGCGCCGAACCCGACAAGCTGATCAAGGCGTCGGTTCCGTTCGCCGACCACGTCCATTTCCAGGGCCAGGTCCTGAGCGCCGAGGGCGCGCTCGAGACGCGCGAGCTGAAGGCCATTACCATCAATGGCGGCCAGACCCTGACGCTTCAGCCCGGCGCGGTCTGGATCGAGCTGGAGAGCGTGCACGAGACCTTCGAGCACGGCGAACACTTCGATATCGAGCTGACCTTCGAGAAGGCCGGACTGGTAACCGTCGAAGTCGAGGTCGAGGAAATCGAGGGCGAGGAGCACGACGCCCACGACCACGACCACGAGAAGCCGGACGCCTGA